The Kryptolebias marmoratus isolate JLee-2015 linkage group LG7, ASM164957v2, whole genome shotgun sequence region ATTCGAATGGAGTCGGAAAGAGTACTGGAGTGTGAATCTCCGGCATGTGACTTACCTGCCATCTTTGTTGTTGTCCAGTAGTTGGAAAAGGCTGGTTACGGAGGTATTCTGGGGCCTAAAACCtacaaaataaaccaacagaTATGAGAGGCGTGACGGCGACCTGGGCAAGAAGTAACAGCTTGATTAAAAAGACATCGGCGATATCAGCACTGATCTGTTTCAATACAAACTTAAAGAgttggggataaaaaaaaaaaaaaaaaaaaaaagggaaacgggtggtggtggtggtgcacAGAGCTAAAGCTGGATTTAAAAATACGAGGGAAGAGAGAGGGCAATCAGGCAATGAGTCAGTCGTGCTGCGCGAGAACATTTGCTTTCActgtagggggaaaaaaaaaaaaaaagcgcgtCAGAGTCCAGAATGCAATCAGGAGGCTTTGTGCCGTAACGGCTGCTATGACAGTGATTTCCTTCTCCTCCGTTCATGTTCGGGAGGCGGATGAAAAGGAGATGCAAAAACTTCCTAAGCGCCGCCGCCAGCCGCACCCCCCTCACCGGCGAGCATGTGACCTCCAACTGATTCGCGTTGTGAGGCGCATTCATTGGGAgcgggagggagggggaggggggatctCTGGCGTTCGGCGCCGAGCGTCTCCCAAATCGTCGGCTGAGCGGCGAATGTAAAGGGGGCGAAGCGATTGGCCCCCCGAAGtctgaggggggagggggggggagcaCTTTACATGATGCTAATTGCACATCCGCCGCAATTACCTTTCCGCTCTAATTACAGAAAAAGCTAATTGCGAAATTAGccttttccctttttcctgCCTCGGCGTACAGTAGTGAGAGCCTAAACAGAGCGCGTGACGTggagaagacaaacaaaaagagcgACACCTGATTTTGTAAATTCAGCTAAGCTTTAAACGCACGTTCAGTGAACCCTGAAACCTCGCatcgccagagttttaaatgatCTGGCGCGATCCGTTAGCGCTCAGACTAtctgttgaggacgactctgagctactgccacaccagattttagctccattTCCGTAAAACGaactgaattagagccattttcgTGCTCGCCGAGATCGCTGAGCTGTGGCGACtgtcttgaactggactgactccaaaagtgaatcagctgtcGACGTGCACCCAGCGGTTATTTTccgagagttttgttaaaatccatgcagtggtttgtgagatatttcgctaacagatgGACGCCTGGTGGCAGGCCATAAAAAGCCGGCCCGTTTCGAGTTTTTAAAGGTGCGACTATATGACGCGATGACTCAAAAATGTCAAGAAAGAAGCCCTCTGCTGCTGactaagggggaaaaaaataaataaaaatcactaaTGTCTTGCAATACACACAGCATCTGTCATATTAGTGGCCCATTCTTTTGTTCGAATGGCTTTTTATTCCCCACCTAATGTTCGATATTCTCAGCCCCCCTTcaactttgtgtaaaaaaaaaaaaaaaacagaaaaaggaagagagaCGGTCTCATCCCTCTCTTGACTGCAAAGCCACAGCTTTGAAAAACAACCGTGAGGAGGATGGATGCAGGAGGGCGGgcagagggggggaaaaataaaaaataataacataaataaaaaaagaagattgaGCGGATGTAGGAAGTAAAAGgtaagaggaaaataaaaaagagaagaggaggaggaggaggaggtggttgAAGACGCTGGCTCTTTAGGCCGGTGGCACATATAGGAGGCTATGTTTACTAATGGACACCATCAGTCATCCACCCATGTTGCCGTGGCGATATCAGAGCGCGCAAGTAGAAATAAGAGCGGAACATCCAGAACGGAGAAAATGGAACATATCAGCAGGAGTCTGCAGATCTATGGCTACCCTACAGACAATGTTATCCACTCAgagatgcccccccccccccctccctccctccctctcccgCGGCACTCCAAGGCAAAAGGAAACGTATGTTTTGCTGTCTTTCATACACCGGGAGCAACGTTCGAGAGGAGGAAAAATTACCTCTTTGGATGAATAAAccgcaataaaaaaaaaaaaaaatcaaaacagaccGGAGAGCTGCGAGCTCTTCGTTTACGGAGCAGAATCGAAgaagtgtgtgtggggggggggggataaataaataaataagtaaactgaaaataaacattttaacttaAATGTCACCTTTAACGGCGAGGGGGCTTCGTGACTCAGACGGTGCGTCGCGCTCGGCAAGCTCAGAGGCGCGGGAAGGAgcgttaaaataaataaataaaaataaacaaataagtcAGCAGTTCGAGTTTGTTTACACAGTTGCGATGACGGTTGCTGGAGCCGAGTTGCGCAGAAGTTTGCCCGAAAGGTTGCTCTGAAAGCTCGAGCAGGGTTTGCTTCCCGGCGTGCTTCGCGAAATCCGAGGAAGCGAACGCCGCGGCTCAGCTGGGTGTTCCTACAAACAAATGGGGGGTTTTTTCCGTAGGTTCTAATAAACTTATGTTACGTGTGATTTGTGCAGCACGTGCCCAATTGTGATTCGAGTTTCCTTGAATCACCGTCGTCGTCGGTTAAAGGAGCGATAAACGGCAGACACGGTTCTTTCTCAGAATCCTGTAAACGTATGTGCCGCATACCAAAAGGGagaggagggaagaaaaaaaaaataaaagtaaaaaaaaaaataaaaaggcttagATTGCTTTTCTGTCAGGTCTAATATCCCCAGCTCTACATAGTTCTATCcgccccccaccaccacacacacacacacacacacacacacaccgtacCACACATCGCGCTGCCAGAAACTAATTTTCTTTGAGGGTACAAATAACCTGGTCCTTTTAAACATCTCAATAAGTGCGCGCGAAGCCCCGGAGACACGTCTGGGAGCTGGCGGCGCTGAGGACGGGAGGGGGGGGGGNNNNNNNNNNNNNNNNNNNNNNNNNNNNNNNNNNNNNNNNNNNNNNNNNNNNNNNNNNNNNNNNNNNNNNNNNNNNNNNNNNNNNNNNNNNNNNNNNNNNNNNNNNNNNNNNNNNNNNNNNNNNNNNNNNNNNNNNNNNNNNNNNNNNNNNNNNNNNNNNNNNNNNNNNNNNNNNNNNNNNNNNNNNNNNNNNNNGGCGCGCGACCGATGACTCAACCTGGAGGAGTTTAAGAGAAGCCTGCGGAGAACTTTTCTTTATGCCCCGCCCCCCCCAATCTAAAAGAGAAACTTAAACAGTGTTTAAACAGACCAGCTAAATAGATTAAAGGCATTTTAGTGGCTTTTCCTgattttcagttgttgttttttttctccgttGCCAAAAACGTCCACTGGTCaaattgattcaagatggctgctacagccaattggccttcaaaaaaaaaaacctacagagTTATATAACCTGGttaatgttacagatattgaccctAAATTTTGGTGCGGTAGTGGCcgacacattttatttgctccCAAACCGAAAAAAAGATCTTCGCTTCAAATTTTGCCATTTTGAGCCAACTCTGTCCGTTAGTGAAATAACCCTCGAATCGCTGaacggattttaacgaaacttgcGGGAAACAACCGTCCAATGTACGTCTCCAGCTGATTAACGTTCGGAGCCaacgcaattcaagatggctgccacaggagACTGAGTTTAGGAAACTTAAAAATGGCTGGAACCGAGTCGGGTTTGGAGTCgctgagctgaaatgtggtgtggttgtagctgagagtcattcacaacacatactttgaccACAACACTTGGAACACGATTTCTGCGAGCAGAACAAACACTTCTCGACGTACTTCCATCCTTACCGAAAACTGGCTCGAAAAGCCGCCGGCAATATGCATTTTCTCAAGGGGTGGCAGTTGTTAAGATTTCGTTTTAATCCTGTAAATATGTCAGAACCTCACACCAGCCCGCGTCtgcaggaaataataataaagctgaACCTTGGTAAAACAGTAAGTCTTGATTAACGCCTCGCCCGTTGGAGCGGCGTTATTTACTGCTCTGGTTCTTGAGAAAAATACTCCGGCTCATGTATTTGCCAaattacaccaaaaaaaaacaaaaaacacacccaATCAGATCTTACAGACTGAAAAAATATCTGCTTGATGAAAACGTCTCGCAGACTCTGCTTTTCATTGAACCGGCAACAATTAGAAGTGAAAATGTGAGCGTTAAAACCGCGCGTCACCGCGGGAAAGCTGCTGAATCAAAGCTCCGCTGCGCATTCAGTCCAAATTCATATGGTAATCAACAGATACTATCATAGtggaggtaaaataaaaactttaagagACTAAAACGTCCCCTGATCTTCTTtgaagtgacacacacacacgcgctgACATTAGAATGGCGTGATAAAACCCCCCCCGGTGGATGAGAGACACAAACAAGCCACCTCGAGCGCAGGACCGATGCTCGTTACGCCCCGAAGATGAGACTGAACCGAAGTCAAAGATAAGCGCTGGCGTTGGCCGGCAAAATGTCAGCTCGCAGGGAGGGAACCACGATGGACGCGCGCCGCCCAAAGGAGCTGACAGTCGAATTAACTTCTCTGCAAATCAGACGATAACTGGGAAATTTAGCCGCCGACGTCACAAACTTCAGCTAAACCGCGTTTCTCTTTAAAAGTTGGCGAATATTTTGAGAAGCGAGTGGAAAACGCCAAATTAATATACCACgaagttaaaaaaagagtgCATATTTTGGATCCTATTTCCccttattttgttaaaagaaacgGGTCAACGCTGACTGGGATATTCCCGACGCACAGTTGGTGAGAGTCGGGCCTTCAGGCCGCTTCCGATCTGTTCCTCGCCACTTTGCCGAAATGCCAAGCCGGCTTGTGCTCAGGGAGATGAGGGAATATGTTTTCCCGCGACTCGTACTGAACTTCTCTCTGAAGGTTTTGAGGGACGGACAGAGAAACGGAGAGCTCTGGGAAGGTCGTTTCTGCGTTTCCCGCTCAGCCGTCCTCTTCTGCGAGTCGAAATCTGCCCCCCCCGACCCTTTCCGGGTCCGTCTGATGTTCTGCCGTCTGTCattccaataaaaaaatgttttaaatttgacttgagTTGATATGACCTGCTGAGTTTTGCTGAATGTAAGCCTTGTAGCCAAAAGCTGTGGCCTAAATATCTAAAGTGAAGCAATTCTGTGAAAAATGAGCAAACGTCTTTAAATGGACTCTCACCGTCCTTCCCTACTTCCAGCGACTTGATTGTTTGCTCCTTGAGTTGGTCGGCCTCGTGCTTCCTCCTCCTGTGCTCCTCCAACTTGACCTGCAGGTCTTCGGCGGCCTGCTGGAGCTCTCTGAGCTGGGCCTGAAGAGAGACGAGAGTTTCAAACCTTGTTGGAATGACAGGACATTTGGAGTTTCTGTATTTGTGAACACAGAGGATGGATGTATAGGCGCAAAGATGGTTGGTTGACTAGTCGGTGGATTGGATGACTTGTCAGTCAGTCGATCCACTCTGTTGGTCAACTAATTGGCTGACTGGGTGACTGATGAATGAAAGGATGGTGGGACTGGTTGGTATGGAAATATTGAGCCAGGCCTCATCAACATGCATGCACATAAGCTTCCTTTTAGGACAGCTGTGCCAAACCTTCCCATGGTTGGGGAGCTGCTTGACCAATTAGTTGATTGGATGGTTGAGTGCTTGATTAACTGGTCAGTCAGTGAGTTGGTAGGTTGTCTGCTGaatgattggttggttggttgacaGGTGTAGTTTGTGTAGTTTGAATCTTGGGACAAAAATTAGTTCATTGGAATTGGTTTCTGAAGTTATGCTGAGCTGTTTATATTAAATTCAGAGGTTTATAATGTTTATGTGAGTTATGAGGAAGTCAAATTAACCTTATTTGGTGAACAATCCATAATAGTTGAAGCAACTTTTGACATTATGTTTCAACGTGTGCTTACTAGATCTCCAAAAGAGCGATTCAAATCTATGCTTGGATTTTTTTTGGATCTTATGTTCTGTGTAGTTGGGATTAATTTTAGATGTTTACATCGAAAGAAGTCACCATCTGGGCTTTTATGTTGAAATTGGACCATGTCGGACCTAAAAACAAGAGTTTAGACTTTTAAGGTATGATTCTTCTGCATAATTCTGAGACCAACGAAAATTTGTCGTGGAAACGAATTCTGcatgttcttctttttaaatgtgcaatgTCAGTATGTTTGAAGAAACGTGCATGTAATCTCCATGGAAACGACACTTAATTTGACACTGTACCGGTTTGAGAGCTGCTAAATATCTGCGTCTACGCGTTATGGCCGGAGGACAACGGATAAAGAGACGTCAGCTCCACGTGTTGCCCTTCCACCCGGGAAAAGCTTCAGGTAAGATTCGACGCTCTGCTGTCACTGTGCAGAGCACGTGAACGAAAAAGTCAACGTGCAACGAAAATTCAGTGAGAGTAATTCAATTCGATTCCAAAAACTCAAGGTATGCTGAGACTCCGATGGACTCTGAGGGCGGTGAACAAAATCAAACTCCTCAGGGCCAAAAACGCCTACACCTGGGGTCAGAATAAACAGCTGAGGGCGGAAATCCGGGTCCTGAAGAAAAACCTCGACGCGCAAACAAAAGTTTCCAAAGTCGTGGCGGCTAATTTGTACAGGTCCGTGGAACAGACTGCGCAGTACATGAACAGGTTGGTTCGAGAAAAACAGGCGCGAGAAGAGGAAATGGCGATGTCCAGCGACGTCAAAGACACTCTCATGTCTACTTTTACCACCCTGGAGGAAGGCTTCCTGAGTCAAACGGAGAAACTGAGGGGCTTCATGGACAGAGAGGCCAAGCTGAAGTCCCAGCTCCGAGACGCTGAGGAGAAGCACAAGGAGGAGCTCCTGGACCTGCATGGGCTCATTCGCCGGAAAGAGAGGGAGAACGCCAGACAGCTGAGCCAGCTGCAACAGAGGAAGGACGAGTGGAAGCGGAAGTGTCTCGCCTTGGAGGGCGGCGTCCAAACGACGGGCACTGAAGACAGAAAGCGCAAGAGGCCGGGCGAGGCGAGGTCCGCGGGGCTCGACGCTCGAGCCTCCGGCGTCCGAGAGGCGGGCAACGACAGGCCGAGGAAGAGGACGAGAAAGACGGACCGGAAGGGAAGCGATGAAGAGGAGGCTGGTCCCGGACGTGCGGCACTGCCAGACTGCCCCTGGTATTCAACTCCTCCCCTTACCAGCGAAATCTTTAGCTCACCGTGGCCCTCGGCTTTCCCTTCGTCCTTGGACCCACCCCAGCACCCCGCCACGCAAGCCCCCAAAGACTGAACTTGAGAGGGACTCACGATTAACTCTTTCCGGACttctctgtgctgctgtgcacaacaataagtaaataaagcagtaaaaacatATTCAGGTACAGCTTGGATGTGTAATGTCTGCATAGgagtgagggggggggggggttcggTCATACGGAACAATCTGACAACTTTAAGGAGGTTAAAACCGTTAAAATCAGGTCTGGTAGTCGTTTTGTGGTTTGATAAAATATAGAAGCATTGGTTAAAAGTTCACATAGACATACATTACCGTATGTTCCGGACTATAAgacgcacttaaaagccttcaattttctcaaaaaacgacagtgctccttataatccggagcgccttatgtaagaagttgtgatgttttagtccgactttggttaaactacaaagctgcaccgctcgcagcattaaggctcagttatagccGCGCACGGACTTGAGCGAGCGGCATACGGGTTTCTACTTGACGCTCACGTCTGGTGCAGTATTcgtccgtgagttttgaaccgtttgatcatctctgtgatctctcatagagggatcatagaaatgccgatacaggcgaaccagctccgctagggCAGCGAAATCGATCACTTTGAACGGAGCGCGGTCCGGACGAAGTGAcaacgatgcgccttatagtccggtgcgctttatgTATGACGAAAGTTCGAAAATGgtccattcattgacagtgcaccCTGTggtgtggaaaatacggtataacTAGAGACGGGAgcagaagctggaagttgaagccacaaaaggACTAGCAACTCCAAGTCAGCTGGCTGCAGTATCatctttaagtcccgcccctaCATGCAGACAACTGGGACATTTCCCTGACTAAAAAAGGAATAacacttcagatcatttttcttaaaaaaaaaaaaaatcaactttatgttcatttcaaaagtgcacTCCAGTAGATTACATCATAACGGGAGTGGCTTCCGAAGTAGTAGTGCAGgcggaggtggacaacaaaGTAATGTGCTACGCACACAATTTGGACACTCAAAATGTGGCCATGCACTAGTTATTtgaggctgaaagaaaaagtctaATAAAACACTGCGATTGACAAACCGGCAGCCTGTTAGGGAGCTGGAAGCGTATTTGGGTGGGAATTTCATATTGATGGTACAGCTGCAGAGCGAGTCCACGGACTGACTCCAAAATGACAACACGGCAACCAACCCCCatgtccaaacaaaacaaaacaaaaacattttgatcctGTTAATGAAAGTTAATAGTCACTTTGTCCACCTTTATTAATGTCAATGTGTTCACAGGtccttgaaggaaaaaaattaatttctaactttggagaaaaaaaaaaaaaaagctattttctcaaaaacaaaattactgactgactgaaaaactgccccaaaaaaatcattttcatgtggtttaaaagaaaatttaagaaaaaattcaaacatttgtgaaacTGAATCGATATGTAAAAGAGCCTcttatttacaaaaaggcacaaaGGTAAGTTCTCTGAACACTTTGGATGCAGGATTGGACATCCATTTAGATCTTTTAGAGTCTTATTTCCTGAGCAGAAACATCGTGtactttcaaaaaaataaaaaaatttaaaaacaaccttaCAGAAATGGTTCTTTTTAGCATCGTGGACTCATTGAATCAGCGCCGTCTGATTTGCTGTCacgtaagaaaaaaaaaaaaaaagttttcacagCCAAGCATCAGCAGCCATCACTCTCTCTAATGGACCAATTAACATGAAAGAGCCGCGGCGTCGTGTCTGAGCAAACGTGATCGCGTGTTCGTGCGTCGACCCCGCCCTTCCCGTGTCTCCTCGGAGACTCCCCGTGATGCGGTGATGGATTCTGTGTGCTCCTCAGCCAGGGATGACTGCCTTTCTAGGCCACGCTGCTTGCTTAGCCAGGTTCGGTCTGCACCAGTGATTTATGGACTATATTATCGGCGTACGAGAAAAATATCGACGAGTGGAGGACgggaaaaaaccccaacaaaaacaCGACCAAAAcgtaaaaagacaaacaatacCATAAAGGTAAAAGAAAAGCACGCAGTTACTAAAATTGATGACTATTCTTTTCCACATACATTTTAGTTTATGTGCAAATCTGTCTACTTTCTTGCAATGTACTATTTGGCTGTtaaggcagaaaaagaaaaaaattatgataCAGTATGAATTCACAATATAACACCTTATTGTCCCAATGATAAAATCTGTATTGACCTCAGAGATGTCTCAGTAGCTGCTGTTCTAAAAAGATCTCTAAAGAAATAGTCCATTAAAgcaaatttactgtttttataccGTGGAGACAGTTGATTCCTGACTGGGTTAAGCATCTGAGACACATTTTAAAGTCCTGTTAGGTTTCATTTGTACAAAATCAAAGATCTAgaattacttgaaggaatgaatatctcCCAAATTTAGAAGCTAAGATCATCgaatgctgagaaatgacaaatttaaaGCCAAACGGACTGAGTTATTATCTTTTCGGTGATGGCTAAAGTCAACAAGCTGTGGCAACCACCTTGAGaagttaatccgttgtagaCGTAGATCCGATGACGACCTCGGCCAAGGAGGTCATCGTGAGTTTCGGTAGCATCCGTTTGTCTGCGCGCAAGATCACGCAAAAAGTTACGAGCAAAAAGTCAAA contains the following coding sequences:
- the LOC119617154 gene encoding uncharacterized protein LOC119617154; translation: MAGGQRIKRRQLHVLPFHPGKASGMLRLRWTLRAVNKIKLLRAKNAYTWGQNKQLRAEIRVLKKNLDAQTKVSKVVAANLYRSVEQTAQYMNRLVREKQAREEEMAMSSDVKDTLMSTFTTLEEGFLSQTEKLRGFMDREAKLKSQLRDAEEKHKEELLDLHGLIRRKERENARQLSQLQQRKDEWKRKCLALEGGVQTTGTEDRKRKRPGEARSAGLDARASGVREAGNDRPRKRTRKTDRKGSDEEEAGPGRAALPDCPWYSTPPLTSEIFSSPWPSAFPSSLDPPQHPATQAPKD